One region of Triticum aestivum cultivar Chinese Spring chromosome 6B, IWGSC CS RefSeq v2.1, whole genome shotgun sequence genomic DNA includes:
- the LOC123139070 gene encoding agamous-like MADS-box protein AGL28 has product MVRAAERGGGEEGGTKKLTQGRKKIPMERIEDANRLQVCFSKRRKGLVKKAFELSVLCGAQVALIVFSPAGKPYTYGHTSVDAVLDRFLLSSSGDAEAEAASQRTDLSELLRQEEELIKARDAEARRGKELQEEVRAAGVWIDGDMRRWELPELEAALAALERVQAEAGMRAHEIFAQDAMMQQCTAGHAGLLGYLGPGSSYTGDPSAGGHEEVAMDTTMKLTGGGYSNNLFDYHGSGTFPADGTRSQEVAMDATTMRLTGSDASSLFHYLGGSGPFTGDGTGGGSNDVSVDTTMTLTGGNVSYALAPMMPPPQPPLPFNHGYGYNNLGAGYGYNNLSAGYGYNQADHGVGHGHGGFYEMEGVYGTTCNFFA; this is encoded by the coding sequence ATGGTCAGGGCGGCGGAGAGGGGCGGCGGGGAGGAAGGGGGGACGAAGAAGCTGACGCAGGGGCGCAAGAAGATCCCGATGGAGCGCATCGAGGACGCGAACCGGCTGCAGGTCTGCTTCTCCAAGCGCCGCAAGGGCCTCGTCAAGAAGGCCTTCGAGCTCTCCGTGCTCTGCGGCGCGCAGGTGGCGCTCATCGTCTTCTCCCCCGCCGGCAAGCCCTACACCTACGGCCACACCTCCGTCGACGCCGTCCTCGACCGCTTCCTCCTCTCGTCCTCCGGCgacgcggaggcggaggcggcgagcCAGCGGACGGATCTGAGCGAGCTCCTTCGCCAGGAGGAGGAGCTGATCAAGGCCCGCGACGCGGAGGCGCGCAGGGGCAAGGAGCTTCAGGAGGAGGTACGCGCCGCCGGTGTCTGGATCGACGGCGACATGCGGCGCTGGGAGCTGCCGGAGCTCGAGGCCGCGCTGGCCGCACTCGAGAGGGTCCAAGCGGAGGCCGGGATGCGCGCGCACGAGATCTTCGCCCAGGACGCCATGATGCAGCAGTGCACGGCCGGCCACGCCGGCCTCCTCGGCTACCTTGGCCCCGGCTCGTCGTACACGGGGGACCCGTCCGCCGGCGGTCACGAAGAGGTGGCCATGGACACCACGATGAAGCTGACGGGTGGCGGCTACAGCAATAACCTCTTCGACTACCATGGCTCCGGCACCTTCCCCGCCGACGGCACCCGCAGCCAAGAGGTGGCCATGGACGCGACGACGATGAGGCTGACGGGCAGCGACGCCAGCAGCCTCTTCCACTACCTCGGCGGCTCCGGCCCGTTCACTGGTGACGGCACTGGCGGCGGCAGCAATGATGTCTCCGTAGACACGACGATGACGTTGACGGGCGGTAACGTCAGCTATGCGCTTGCACCGATGATGCCGCCACCGCAGCCACCTCTGCCTTTTAACCATGGCTACGGCTACAATAACCTTGGCGCTGGCTATGGCTACAATAACCTTAGCGCTGGCTATGGCTACAACCAAGCCGATCATGGCGTTGGCCATGGCCACGGCGGCTTCTACGAAATGGAAGGGGTTTATGGGACAACGTGCAACTTCTTTGCATAG